The following are encoded together in the Strongyloides ratti genome assembly S_ratti_ED321, chromosome : 2 genome:
- a CDS encoding Innexin family-containing protein, producing MFFHATLARAFIQSLHLRGDDDFTDRLNYYYTPIMLAVACLLISAKQYGGTPIECWINPHSKESMEQYIESYCWIQNTYWVPMYENIPDDHSTREQKQIGYYQWVPFILIAEALMFSLPCIIWRLMNWQCGINIQNMVSAGVEIRGMMDEEEREKALLSLSNSFLDFLDMQDYNSNINRPMSFFSKIKLSNLLKGQYMTCLYLFIKTIYALNIIIQFVLLNKALKNDEHFFFGIQVLHDLYNGKPWTESGHFPRVTLCDFEVRHLANLNRYTVQCALLINILNEKVFAFFWLWYLILASITIASLIYWMSNCLIGIEKLHYILKFMYIKENTDRKKYLSYNGKKRYKMFDDIFGGKKDISNVKKILPPSSHLLEAFVFDFLHTDGVFVLRLMSNHAGDLIVMNTVINLWKEFQARNWMEFEHFTPRRHETSFIGISNKVAHYAENSHEPSNNNDYSNNKKDIEITIENDNLPNFKQKTTQIKKIIVHNGEQIESGKTSTTSTGNDLYKSTFEEVVPYNL from the exons ATGTTTTTTCATGCTACATTAGCAAGAGCTTTTATACAATCATTACATCTACGTGGTGATGATGATTTCACTGATagattaaattattattataccCCAATAATGTTAGCAGTGGCatgtttattaatatcaGCTAAACAATATGGTGGTACACCAATAGAATGTTGGATTAATCCACATTCAAAAGAATCAATGGAACAATATATTGAAAGTTATTGTTGGATACAAAATACTTACTGGGTACCAATGTATGAAAATATTCCTGATGATCATTCTACTAGAGAACAAAAACAAATTGGTTATTATCAATGGGTaccttttatattaattgcTGAAGCATTAATGTTTTCTTTACCATGTATCATATGGAGATTAATGAATTGGCAATGTGgtataaatattcaaaatatgGTTTCAGCTGGTGTTGAAATAAGAGGAATGATGGATGAAGAAGAAAGAGAAAAAGCATTACTTAGTTTATCTAATTCTTTTCTTGATTTTTTAGATATGCAAGATTATAATTCTAATATTAATAGACCAAtgtcatttttttcaaaaattaagttatcaaatttattgaaaGGACAATATATGAcatgtttatatttatttattaaaacaatatatgcattaaatataataattcaatTTGTACTTCTTAATAAAGCACTCAAAAATGATgaacactttttttttggtattcAAGTTTTACATGATTTATATAATGGTAAACCATGGACTGAATCAGGACATTTTCCACGTGTAACATTATGTGATTTTGAGGTAAGACATCTTGCTAATTTAAATAGATATACAGTTCAATGTgcattattgataaatatattaaatgaaaaagtttttgCTTTTTTTTGGTTGTGGTATCTAATACTTGCTTCTATTACAATTGCTTCACTTATATATTGGATGAGTAATTGTCTTATTGGAATTGaaaaattacattatattttaaaatttatgtatataaaagaaaatactGATAGAAAAAAGTACCTTTCAtataatggtaaaaaaagatataaaatgtttgatgatatttttggtggaaaaaaagatataagtaatgtaaaaaaaattttaccacCATCATCACATTTATTAGAAGCTTTTGTTTTTGATTTTCTTCATACTGATGGTGTTTTTGTATTAAGATTAATGTCAAATCATGCTGGAGATTTAATAGTAATGAATActgtaataaatttatggAAAGAATTTCAGGCAAGAAATTGGATGGAATTTGAACATTTTACCCCAAGAAGACATGAAACTTCATTTATTGGTATTAGTAATAAAGTTGCACATTATGCTGAAAATTCTCATGAACCatctaataataatgattatagtaataataaaaaagatattgaaattactattgaaaatgataatttaccaaattttaaacaaaaaactacacaaat aaaaaaaataattgttcaTAATGGAGAACAAATAGAAAGTGGTAAGACATCAACAACCTCAACAGGAAATGATTTGTATAAAAGTACATTTGAAGAAGTTGTACCATATAATCTATAA
- a CDS encoding Dbl homology (DH) domain-containing protein, which translates to METIPNEPSYKNTGRRHSSAIIESTLGGKEKKNRISKKIKIHNTSKKDYPSGKLPNLKVICSFNVDNCLPEIDSNEDVQFTKRILEYNWFSMSDLSLLENDNEYSSNCDQLLENEIRPRRHSHSKVRSKNVKDDICIYFQDGHSYCSIDLSELLSSKEELYNVPENVVITDDMCYLDLNTLEFKPTNRTILPSNNEGVTISLRNENNLSKVDHLGNVDVPSCLIDMHPHNLSPELTSFRFVRKTSLPKQTLSRSNSEYLYNSGNKIFRNNLNSAVSTNSKNLQTHSLINVFEDFIKLKIIQKISGRKYSHSPPNKIIKTNLEKQNLLKKSLPDDIRTALNSHSQFSGTTNQNTPSGTETRKISTDLVSLHSAISNKHHNAELLKMSDWAEYYNWDPQNQDLYKHPEFKKLSRTEKEKQNTIRELVGTEKNYCEVLLLLRQCFNHNLREESIFVNDGDVNLVPQPATDNLIKFHMSFLSSLKSRLEESVVITEISDIILNYFANQNSLNVVYASYTELCSGSDEMKRLYDVTYSKNTKFNNYCNKLNKDVSFKGRDYKSCLGLLSQRCTKYPMLLERIAKSEKNKDLFEKASAAYETMKLFTATIDNNLNKYQINKLWDSFKQMIDKNSYGLYCGQAFTLQDLIYQAPCNSRKIVCISRADYFRQSRKGREEKSILLLALFDDILVFFVIKNNIAYFFNLDNHQAVFSIKHTSTRPIERQSKLVIMHLSKKNTDMIILRFTDKEKMQDFETALRETKSKIKHFGDDEEDEYELLSTHRKQDVVSRNNLHYAPIEDTFGLDAKTFEKYNTWWSEMESIFDNRKTEDLMITKYVQDRISWYKQLKTHIASMPFAKNKQIPSKTIKAIYDKFDELDRIRVFDNAEYIECLKKLERDDCKDLFDTWNGIFCKNDSDDSDSDGKKKSCVKRVSTYAGQQDKSNTKAILSNYRRHTTVPDLSADEVNLSPTKEDLSNFALIRGDNSRRAAEKLLKENIELRSEVVRLRSDVTLMAAQVASLKGCKNIDSYSNSSKLEELREKQMELVEREKKNKELFDAREKELIEKEQLLVERETRCEITEKDLLTKWQAYYKHKVNPTSGGSSTSLMHDSEMPSTPISENPYNLPHAGCYSESISKVICNSKENSFVFSPMEQSTRSNGLPTKSKSHSSIHSDNRQINALPVHLASKSEITKNKRK; encoded by the exons atggaAACTATACCTAATGAACcttcttataaaaatactGGAAGACGACATTCATCAGCCATTATTGAGAGTACCTTAGGTGgtaaagaaaagaaaaatcgCATTTCTAAGAAGATTAAGATACATAATACTTCAAAGAAAGATTATCCCTCTGGAAAATTACCCAATTTGAAGGTCATATGTAGTTTTAATGTTGATAATTGTTTGCCTGAAATCGATAGTAATGAGGATGTTCAATTTACTAAACGAATCTTGGAATATAATTGGTTTTCAATGTCTGATTTAAGTTTACTGGAAAATGATAATGAGTATTCTAGTAATTGTGATCAACTTTTAGAGAATGAAATTAGACCTCGTAGACATAGTCATAGTAAAGTTAGATCTAAAAATGTCAAAGATgatatttgtatttattttcaagatGGACATTCTTATTGTTCAATTGATTTATCAGAATTGTTATCCTCTAAAGAAGAACTTTATAATGTTCCAGAAAATGTTGTAATTACTGATGATATGTGTTACTTGGATTTAAATACTCTCGAATTTAAACCAACTAATCGAACGATTTTACCTTCAAATAATGAGGGCGTTACTATTTCTCTtagaaatgaaaataatttatcaaaagtaGATCATTTAGGAAATGTAGACGTACCAAGTTGTTTAATTGATATGCATCCTCATAATTTATCTCCTGAGCTAACTTCTTTTCGGTTTGTAAGAAAAACTTCTTTACCTAAACAAACATTATCACGTAGTAATAgtgaatatttatataatagtggaaataaaatatttcgtaataatttaaattctgCTGTTTCCACTAATTCTAAGAATTTACAAACTCACtcattaataaatgtttttgaggattttataaaacttaaaattattcaaaaaatttctGGAAGAAAGTATTCTCATAGTCCAcctaataaaattattaagacaaatttagaaaaacaaaatttattaaaaaaaa gTTTACCTGATGACATAAGAACAGCATTAAATTCACATTCTCAGTTTAGTGGTACAACAAATCAAAATACACCTTCAGGTACAGAAACACGTAAAATATCAACAGACTTAGTATCATTACATTCAGCTATTTCTAATAAACATCATAACGCTGAACTATTGAAAATGTCTGATTGGGCAGAATATTATAATTGGGATCCTCAAAATCaagatttatataaacatccagagtttaaaaaattgtcaaGAACcgaaaaagaaaaacaaaacaCTATACGAGAATTAGTAGGTACTGAGAAGAATTATTGTGAagttcttttattattacggCAATGTTTCAATCATAACCTTCGTGAAGAatcaatttttgttaatgaCGGTGATGTTAACCTTGTACCACAACCGGCTACAGATaatcttataaaatttcatatGTCGTTTTTGTCATCACTTAAATCAAGATTAGAAGAATCTGTAGTTATTACAGAAATTagtgatataattttaaattattttgccAATCAAAATAGTTTAAATGTTGTTTATGCAAGTTACACTGAATTATGTTCTGGATCTGATGAAATGAAACGGTTATACGATGTAACATATTCCAAGAAtactaaatttaataattattgtaataaattaaataaagatgTATCTTTTAAAGGAAGAGATTATAAAAGTTGTTTAGGACTTTTATCACAAAGATGTACCAAGTATCCAATGTTGTTAGAAAGAATTGCAAAatcagaaaaaaataaagatctATTTGAAAAAGCCTCTGCTGCTTATGAAACTATGAAATTATTTACAGCTactattgataataatttaaataagtaTCAAATTAATAAGTTATGGGATTCTTTTAAACAAatgattgataaaaattcataCGGTTTGTATTGTGGACAAGCATTTACTTTACAggatttaatttatcaagcTCCGTGTAATTCAAGAAAAATTGTTTGCATAAGTAGAGCGGATTATTTTAGGCAATCTAGGAAAGGACGTGaagaaaaaagtatattactTTTGGCGTTATTTGATGatatattagttttttttgttattaaaaataatatagcATACTTCTTTAATTTGGATAATCATCAGGCtgtattttctataaaacaTACTTCAACAAGACCAATTGAAAGGCAAAGTAAACTTGTAATTATGcatttaagtaaaaaaaatactgaTATGATTATTCTTCGTTTTACTGACAAAGAAAAGATGCAAGATTTTGAAACAGCATTACGAGAaacaaaatcaaaaataaaacatttcgGTGATGATGAGGAAGATGAATATGAATTATTATCTACACATAGGAAACAAGATGTTGTTTCTAGAAATAATCTTCATTATGCTCCAATTGAAGATACTTTTGGTTTGGATGCAAaaacatttgaaaaatataatacttgGTGGTCTGAAATGGAatcaatttttgataatagaAAAACTGAAGATCTTATGATAACTAAATATGTTCAAGATAGGATATCTTGGTATAAACAATTGAAAACACATATTGCTTCAATGCCATTTGccaaaaataaacaaatccctagtaaaacaataaaagcaatttatgataaatttgatGAGTTAGATAGAATTCGAGTTTTTGACAATGCTGAATATATAGAATGTCTTAAGAAATTAGAAAGAGACGATTGTAAGGATCTTTTTGATACATGGAATGGAATATTTTGTAAGAATGATTCAGATGATAGTGATTCTGATGGGAAGAAAAAAAGTTGTGTTAAAAGAGTTTCTACTTATGCTGGACAGCAAGATAAATCAAATACAAAAGCTATCTTATCAAATTATAGGAGACATACTACTGTTCCAGATTTATCAGCAGACGAGGTAAATTTATCTCCAACAAAAGAAGACTTGTCAAATTTTGCCCTGATAAGAGGTGATAACTCAAGGAGAGCAGCtgaaaagttattaaaagaaaatatagaGTTAAGATCAGAAGTTGTTAGACTTCGTTCAGATGTTACATTAATGGCGGCTCAAGTGGCATCATTAAAAGgatgtaaaaatattgattCATATTCTAATTCAAGTAAGCTTGAAGAGTTACGTGAAAAACAAATGGAACTTGTAGAAAgagaaaagaaaaacaagGAACTATTTGATGCACgtgaaaaagaattaattgaGAAAGAACAATTACTGGTAGAAAGAGAAACAAGGTGTGAAATAACAGAAAAAGATTTACTGACGAAATGGCAAGCTTACTACAAACACAAGGTAAATCCAACATCTGGAGGTTCTTCAACAAGTTTAATGCATGATTCAGAAATGCCTTCAACTCCAATATCAGAAAATCCATATAATTTACCTCATGCTGGTTGTTATAGTGAAAGTATAAGTAAAGTCATTTGTAATAGTAAAGAAAACAGTTTTGTGTTTTCACCCATGGAACAGTCAACACGGTCGAATGGACTGCCTACAAAATCGAAGTCTCATTCATCAATTCACTCTGACAACCGTCAAATAAATGCACTTCCAGTTCATTTAGCTTCAAAGAGTGAGATAACAAAAAACAAAAGGAAATAA